CCGTTATTACAAGTTCGTCGTAACCGGTCTCTTTATCGAATTCGGCGGCAAAACTGATACCTTCCAGGTGCTGCAGTACGATTTCTGCCGTCGTGTTGACGGTACAGCCTTCAACGAGGTGTCCGCCGACGGTTGAAAGATCTTCTTTTGAAAAAGAAACGTGCAGGTGCGTTCGTGCGGCGGATACCGTTCCCGTAAGCGATACGATTTCCATCGGCTCGTCGACGGTACGGACGGTCAGACCGCTTGCGTCGCGGATATGTGCGCGCAGAACGCATCCGGCGCAGGACAAAACGCAGCCGGCTTCGATATGGTGCTTGCGGGCGTACTCGGTGATCTTCGTAAGCAAATCGTCTCCCCGACGCAATCTGAAAACGTGTACGGTGTTCATACCGCCAGTGTAGCGCGGAACGGAAAACTGCGCAACCGATTCCGTGCGCGTGTCCGCCGGTTACCCGCTATGCACAACGGGTAAAAATATGTATACTGATACGGTTATACAAGAGAGATGTCTATGTGTCATAAAAAAATGGAAATCGCCGCGGCGGTTCGTAACCGGAAACTCCGCTCGTCGTTCGCCGCAGTAATGAAATATCCGTACAGTTACAGAAAAAACTTGCAGTATTTTAATTGCTGTGTTATAGTAAATAGGTAAACCGGTTTATACACCTGTGTTTTATACTTCGTTTAAGGGAAAATATATGAATTTGAAACGATCCAGCGGTATTTTACTGCATCCTACATCGTTGCCCGAAACTCCGGGAATCGGAACTATCGGTAAACAAGCGTACCGTTTTATTGACTGGCTCAAAACGGCGAATCAGACGCTGTGGCAGATATTGCCGCTCGGGCCCACCGGATACGGAGATTCCCCGTACGCGTCCTTTTCGACGTTTGCCGGAAATCCGTTGATGATCGATCTCGATATGCTCGCCGAACGCGGCTGGGCGGAACCGGCTGCCGTCGTGCCGCCCGATTATATAAAACGCTCCGGACCGATCGATTTCGGTTCCGTCGTGTGGTGGAAAATTCCGGTGCTGAAGGCGGCCGCAAACCGTTTCCTTGATGCGTCGTCGGTGCAGGATCGGGCGTCTTTCGAGGCATTTAAAAACGACAACGCCGCTTGGCTCGATAATTACAGCGTGTTCATGAGTATCAAAGAATTTTACGATGCCGAAGCGCAAAAAGAAAACCGATTCGGAGCGATGTGGAGCAATTATTGGCCTGAAAAACTCGCTTCGCGTGACGCCGCCGCAGTTTCCGAATGGCATTCATCCCACGTTCGTGAAGCCGAAGTGCATAAAGTCATTCAGTTTTTCTTCTTTACGCAGTGGTATGAACTCAAAGCCTACGCGAACGAGAACGGAATTTCGATTATCGGTGATATTCCGATATTCGTCGCCGCCGATTCGGCGGACGTTTGGGCGAACCAGCATCTGTTTCAGCTCGACAAAAGCGGTAAATCTTTGGCGGTCGCCGGCGTTCCGCCGGATTATTTCAGTGCAACCGGACAGTTGTGGGGCAATCCGCTGTACGACTGGGACGCGATGAAAAAGGAACGCTATCATTGGTGGATTGAACGCATCAAGGCCATGAATTTGATGGTGGACTTTGTCCGTATCGATCATTTCCGCGGATTCGAGGCGTACTGGTCCGTTCCCGCGGGAGAGGCGACCGCCGTGAACGGTACTTGGAAAGCCGGTCCCGACCACGAGTTGTTTGAAGTGATTAAAAAGGAACTCGGCGACATTCCGATCATCGCCGAAGATTTGGGACTTATCACGGAAGGCGTCCGTAAACTGCGCGACGATTTCGATTTGCCCGGTATGAAGATTCTGCAGTTCGCGTTCGATCTGAACGAAGCGGGAAAAGACGGGTTCGTAAATCCGTTTCTGCCCCATATGTATACGCCGAATTGCGTCGTATACACCGGAACGCACGACAACGACACCATGCAGGGCTGGCTTGATAAGGCGTCCGATGCCGAAATCAAACTGATTTCCGAATATCTTGCGGGTCCCGGCACCGTACTGCCGCGTTCCGCGTTGTGTGAGGAACTCGTGCGCGCAGCGATAGCTTCCGTCGCAAAATTCGCCGTTATTCCGATGCAGGATATTTTTGCGATCGGGAGCGAAGGACGGATTAACGTGCCGTCCACTTCCGACGGTAAAAACTGGATATGGCGCATGGAGCCGTCGCTGTTCGACGACGGCGCGGCGCGTCGTTTGAAAGAAACGTGCAAGCTGTACGGCCGAAACGTCTAACGGAATCCGTAATGCGCCGTTTTCCGTCCGCCCCGGCCGAGCCGTCCGTACCGGATTTCCGCCGGCTTTCGATATTATATGAAGACGCTTCCGTTGCCGTCGTATACAAGCCGGCGGGGTTGCTGTCCGTTTCGTATCCCGGCAGCACGGCCAAAACCGCGCTCGACGTGCTGTGCGATCTGATGCGGAAGCGCGGGCGGGTGTCCGCCCGCGTCCGCCCCGCCGTCGTGCACCGGCTTGACCGCGATACGTCCGGCGTGATGGTGTTCGCGCTTACCGCGCAAGCCAAAGCGCTGCTCATGGATGATTGGAACCGGCTCGTGACGGAACGACGGTACCGCGCGCTGGCGGAAAATCCTTCCGGCAAAATCGCTTTGGGCGACCGCGGCGTTATCGATTCGCCGCTGTCGTACAACGCGCAGCACCGCGCGTACGTTGCGAAAGGTGCCGGACGCCGCGAAAATGAGGCGGTGAGCGCGGTAACCCGGTATTCGGTCGTCAGGCGCGGAAGCCGGTACACGCTGTTTGAACTGGAACTTGAAACCGGCCGTAAAAATCAGATCCGCGCGCATTTGGCGTCCGAAGGATTCGTTATTGCCGGCGACGGCTCCTATCGTGCAAAAAGCGATCCGTTCGGCAGACTGTGTCTGCACGCGCGGACGCTCGCGTTCACGCAGCCACTTACCGGAGAATCGCTTCGTTTTGAGATCCCGGAACCTCCCGAATGGGAAAAATTCTGCCGATAACCGTAAAATTTAAGCCGCATACGGGGAATTTCCGTCGGAAAAGTGATTTTGTGCGATAATTTGTCCGGTCATCTGTAACTTTAATATTTACAGTTTTATTATACTGGTATATGATTGACATAACCCGTGCAGACGCGGCGGAATCGCGGTGCGCTTTTACGTCGTTTTTATCGGGTTTTGAATCTGTAACGAATTCAGGAGGTTATCTATGGGTTTAACTGTAGATACAGGCATTCCGGCATTTACCGTTTTCATACAGGGTTTGCTGAGTTTTTTTTCCCCCTGCGTGCTGCCGCTGATTCCGCTGTACGTCAGCTATCTTGCCGGCGGCGCTTTAACCAAAAATGACGACGGTACGGTTGCGTATCCGCGCGGAAGGATTCTGGTGAATACGGTGTTCTTCATTTTGGGCATCAGTTTCGCGTTCTTTGCGCTCGGATTCGGTTTTACGTCGCTGGGCCGTTTTTTTAGCGCGCATAAAATATGGTTTGCGCGCGTCAGCGGTATCATCATGATTCTGTTCGGTTTGTACCAAGTCGGTCTGTTCGGCCGCTCGAACGTGCTCGATCGGGAACGCCGGCTGCCGTTCAAGCTGAACGGAAAAACGGTCAATCCCGCGCTCGCCTTGCTGCTCGGTTTTACGTTCAGTTTCGCCTGGACGCCGTGCATCGGACCGGTGCTGAGCAGCGTTTTGCTGATGGCGTCTTCCGCAAAATCGGCCGGTTGGGGATTTACGCTGATCGGCGTGTACACGCTCGGATTCGTTCTGCCGTTCCTTGCCGCTGGTATTTTTACCGGGGCAGTACTGAACTTTTTCAAAAAGTACCGCAAGGCGGTTTCGTATACGGTTAAAGTCGGCGGTGCACTGCTGATTGTCATGGGGGTGCTGACGCTTACCGGTTTTATGAACGGCGTTACCGGATATCTTTCATCCGCCGGTGCTAGAACCGCTCAGACCCAGCCGCAGGACGTTTCCGCTCGGAAAGCCGCCGACTCTCAGTCGGTTCCCGTGCGTGCGAATGCGGAAAGCGCTGCGGAAAAGAATCAGGCGGTTCCCGCGCCGGATTTTTCTCTCACCGATCAGTTCGGCACGGTTCACCGGCTTTCCGATTACAAGGGCAAAACGGTTTTCCTGAACTTTTGGGCAACCTGGTGCCCGCCGTGTCAGGGGGAAATGCCGGACATTCAGAAATTGTATGAAAAATACGGAAAGAACACCGGAGACTTGATCGTTTTGGGAGTTGCGAATCCGAAATCGGAAGGGTATCCGTACGCACAGGATAAAAGCGTTTCCGAAGTCGCGCGGTTTTTGTCAGACCGGAATCTGACGTTTCCCGTCGTGATGGATTTGGACGGCAGCGTGTTCTCCGGCTACGGAATCACCGCGTTTCCCACGACGTTTATGATAGACGACGGCGGAAACGTGTTCGGCTACGTGCCGGGCGCGCTGACCGGAGCGATCATGGAAAGCATCGTTCAGCAGACGATAACGAAAAATCGCCTGTAACGACGAGACTTTGACAAAAAAATCCGGCCGTATCCGCGGGACGTTTCCGTCTTGCCGCCTGCGGCCGGAATTTCGGGCTGAAACGCCGATCATTTCCACGGAAAGATAAAACTTTTGAACGATCGCGGTCCGAGCGTGTCCTGATCTTCGGCGATAAGTTCGCCCCAGGGAACGTGTTTGCGTTCTTTTGCGGACAGATCGGGATTTTCTTCCAGCCAATCGTATTTATACAGCCGCAGCCGCAATCCGTTCGTATGCGCGAGCAGAATGCCGGCGAATCCGGGCATCATGAAGAAAAGGAAAATCGACAGTGCAAGCAGAAGTATCGAATAAATGAACATGAACAGTGAAAATCCGGGATTATCGAAGAAAATGATAAACGATTTTTTCAGGCATTTGCGGAAATTATCTTTCAGCAACGATCTGATCGGAATGAACCACTGCAGCGCCATCGCGCAGACGAGCAAAAACCAAAACACGAGCGCGGCCAAAAACAAGCCGAACAGCGACTGCATTCCCATATAGAACGGAATACCGAAAAAACCGAGCAAAAACAGCACGGCGACGATCAGCGCGAACAATACGCCGTCTTTCCAGACTTTGGGAAATTCGGCGAAGTATTCTTTGAGCGAAGCGGACTTGAAATCGGCAATGCGCGCCGCGTTGTTGCCGAAAGCGAACAGGGCGACGGACAATGCGGCGACTCCGATTATCTGCAGGGCGATGCCGAGCGGCGCCGTTATCAGAATGGAAACGACGGCGACGGTCAGCACGATGTTCGGAACGAACAGCGACAGCATGCTGTCCCAGCCGTCGCAAAAATTCTTTTTGATAAAAAACCAGATCATACGTATACTGTATAGAATCTTTTCCGCATAGTCAATGATCCGTGCGGCTGTTCCGCACACAAGACGGCTTTTCTATGCTATACTGGACGCATGGCATGGACGGATACTTCTTCTATTACGGCACTCATATCGCAGATTCATTCGGCGGCTTCTTCTTTCTTAAAAGCCAGACTGCAATCGTACGGGCTTCCCGATATGTCGTCGTCTCACGGAAACATTCTGTTCCGCCTTTCCCAGTCGGAATGTCTGACGATGGGCGAACTGGCGCAGCTGGTGAACCGGGACAAATCGACGGTAACCGTGCTCGTGCGAAAACTGGAAAGCGCAGGCTACGTGTGCCGTGAAAGCGCGGAAGCCGACAACCGCGTTACGTATATCCGGCTTTCCGCTACCGGCCGCGAATACACCGATAAAATGGCACAGATTTCAAAAGAGCTGATCGGCACGTGTTACGAAGGGTTTTCGGAAGACGAAAAAGCTGCGGTATTCACTCTGCTGCGGCGGATTGCGCTGAATTTCGAGTCTTCGGAAACGTGCAGCCGATAAAAATCCGGCTCGAAACGCACGAACGTCTTGACAATAGTTTTATATAAAACTATTATAGGGAACGACAGACGAGAACCGGTGTGCACTGCGTGCCGGCAATTCGTGTGCAGAGGAGTCTCAGATGAAAAAAAATCCGTTTCCGGCCGGCTGGTTGCTGCCGTGTGCCGCCGCCATTGCCGCCGCGTTAATCCTTTTATCCGCCTGTTCCGCGCGGCAGGAAAAAGCGGCGCCGGGTATCGCCGTTTTCGTTCCCGGAATAATAGAAGACAGTCCGGTTTACGACATGCTGGTGCAGGGTGTCCGCGCCGCCGTAGACGCGTACAATGAAACCGAAAGCGCAAAAGACCGCGCGCCGGTCGAACTTTCGGTGCTGGAAGCCGGAACGAATCAGGCGGAGTGGGGCAATAAACTGACCGCGCTCGCGGCGTCCGGAAAGTACGGCGTGATCGTCTCGTCGAATCCGTCTCTGCCGGAGATCGCCGCGCCGCTGACGGCGCAGTTTCCCGATCAGCGCTTTATCATTCTCGACGCGTTTTACGAAGGAAACGACCGCATCGCGACCGTCCGCTACAATCAGCGCGAACAGGCGTATCTGACCGGCTACATTGCCGCACTGATTTCCGCCGCGCCCGCTTCCGAAATGCGGTTTG
This sequence is a window from Treponema brennaborense DSM 12168. Protein-coding genes within it:
- a CDS encoding RluA family pseudouridine synthase, which produces MRRFPSAPAEPSVPDFRRLSILYEDASVAVVYKPAGLLSVSYPGSTAKTALDVLCDLMRKRGRVSARVRPAVVHRLDRDTSGVMVFALTAQAKALLMDDWNRLVTERRYRALAENPSGKIALGDRGVIDSPLSYNAQHRAYVAKGAGRRENEAVSAVTRYSVVRRGSRYTLFELELETGRKNQIRAHLASEGFVIAGDGSYRAKSDPFGRLCLHARTLAFTQPLTGESLRFEIPEPPEWEKFCR
- a CDS encoding MarR family winged helix-turn-helix transcriptional regulator; protein product: MAWTDTSSITALISQIHSAASSFLKARLQSYGLPDMSSSHGNILFRLSQSECLTMGELAQLVNRDKSTVTVLVRKLESAGYVCRESAEADNRVTYIRLSATGREYTDKMAQISKELIGTCYEGFSEDEKAAVFTLLRRIALNFESSETCSR
- a CDS encoding cytochrome c biogenesis protein CcdA codes for the protein MGLTVDTGIPAFTVFIQGLLSFFSPCVLPLIPLYVSYLAGGALTKNDDGTVAYPRGRILVNTVFFILGISFAFFALGFGFTSLGRFFSAHKIWFARVSGIIMILFGLYQVGLFGRSNVLDRERRLPFKLNGKTVNPALALLLGFTFSFAWTPCIGPVLSSVLLMASSAKSAGWGFTLIGVYTLGFVLPFLAAGIFTGAVLNFFKKYRKAVSYTVKVGGALLIVMGVLTLTGFMNGVTGYLSSAGARTAQTQPQDVSARKAADSQSVPVRANAESAAEKNQAVPAPDFSLTDQFGTVHRLSDYKGKTVFLNFWATWCPPCQGEMPDIQKLYEKYGKNTGDLIVLGVANPKSEGYPYAQDKSVSEVARFLSDRNLTFPVVMDLDGSVFSGYGITAFPTTFMIDDGGNVFGYVPGALTGAIMESIVQQTITKNRL
- a CDS encoding PPC domain-containing DNA-binding protein, coding for MNTVHVFRLRRGDDLLTKITEYARKHHIEAGCVLSCAGCVLRAHIRDASGLTVRTVDEPMEIVSLTGTVSAARTHLHVSFSKEDLSTVGGHLVEGCTVNTTAEIVLQHLEGISFAAEFDKETGYDELVITEKDD
- the malQ gene encoding 4-alpha-glucanotransferase → MNLKRSSGILLHPTSLPETPGIGTIGKQAYRFIDWLKTANQTLWQILPLGPTGYGDSPYASFSTFAGNPLMIDLDMLAERGWAEPAAVVPPDYIKRSGPIDFGSVVWWKIPVLKAAANRFLDASSVQDRASFEAFKNDNAAWLDNYSVFMSIKEFYDAEAQKENRFGAMWSNYWPEKLASRDAAAVSEWHSSHVREAEVHKVIQFFFFTQWYELKAYANENGISIIGDIPIFVAADSADVWANQHLFQLDKSGKSLAVAGVPPDYFSATGQLWGNPLYDWDAMKKERYHWWIERIKAMNLMVDFVRIDHFRGFEAYWSVPAGEATAVNGTWKAGPDHELFEVIKKELGDIPIIAEDLGLITEGVRKLRDDFDLPGMKILQFAFDLNEAGKDGFVNPFLPHMYTPNCVVYTGTHDNDTMQGWLDKASDAEIKLISEYLAGPGTVLPRSALCEELVRAAIASVAKFAVIPMQDIFAIGSEGRINVPSTSDGKNWIWRMEPSLFDDGAARRLKETCKLYGRNV